One genomic segment of Macaca fascicularis isolate 582-1 chromosome 19, T2T-MFA8v1.1 includes these proteins:
- the RAB11B gene encoding ras-related protein Rab-11B isoform X1 encodes MGTRDDEYDYLFKVVLIGDSGVGKSNLLSRFTRNEFNLESKSTIGVEFATRSIQVDGKTIKAQIWDTAGQERYRAITSAYYRGAVGALLVYDIAKHLTYENVERWLKELRDHADSNIVIMLVGNKSDLRHLRAVPTDEARAFAEKNNLSFIETSALDSTNVEEAFKNILTEIYRIVSQKQIADRAAHDESPGNNVVDISVPPTTDGQKPNKLQCCQNL; translated from the exons ATGGGGACCCGGGACGACGAGTACGACTACCTATTCAAAG TGGTGCTCATCGGGGACTCGGGCGTGGGCAAGAGCAACCTGCTGTCGCGCTTCACCCGCAACGAGTTCAACCTGGAGAGCAAGAGCACCATCGGCGTGGAGTTCGCCACCCGCAGCATCCAGGTGGACGGCAAGACCATCAAGGCGCAGATCTGGGACACCGCCGGCCAGGAGCGCTACCGCGCCATCACCTCCGC GTACTACCGAGGCGCAGTGGGCGCCCTGCTGGTGTATGACATCGCCAAGCACCTGACCTATGAGAACGTGGAGCGCTGGCTGAAGGAGCTTCGGGACCACGCAGACAGCAACATTGTCATCATGCtggtgggcaacaagagtgacctgCGCCATCTGCGGGCCGTGCCCACTGACGAGGCCCGCGCCTTCGCAG AAAAGAACAACTTGTCCTTCATCGAGACCTCAGCCTTGGATTCCACCAACGTAGAGGAAGCGTTCAAGAACATCCTCACAG AGATCTACCGCATCGTGTCTCAGAAACAGATTGCAGACCGCGCTGCCCACGACGAGTCCCCGGGGAACAACGTGGTGGACATCAGCGTGCCGCCCACCACGGACGGACAGAAGCCCAACAAGCTGCAGTGCTGCCAGAACCTGTGA
- the RAB11B gene encoding ras-related protein Rab-11B isoform X2 — MLVGNKSDLRHLRAVPTDEARAFAEKNNLSFIETSALDSTNVEEAFKNILTEIYRIVSQKQIADRAAHDESPGNNVVDISVPPTTDGQKPNKLQCCQNL; from the exons ATGCtggtgggcaacaagagtgacctgCGCCATCTGCGGGCCGTGCCCACTGACGAGGCCCGCGCCTTCGCAG AAAAGAACAACTTGTCCTTCATCGAGACCTCAGCCTTGGATTCCACCAACGTAGAGGAAGCGTTCAAGAACATCCTCACAG AGATCTACCGCATCGTGTCTCAGAAACAGATTGCAGACCGCGCTGCCCACGACGAGTCCCCGGGGAACAACGTGGTGGACATCAGCGTGCCGCCCACCACGGACGGACAGAAGCCCAACAAGCTGCAGTGCTGCCAGAACCTGTGA